In Sander vitreus isolate 19-12246 chromosome 7, sanVit1, whole genome shotgun sequence, a genomic segment contains:
- the ccnt1 gene encoding cyclin-T1 isoform X1, whose amino-acid sequence MAASLSSLPVSCNNKWYYTRQQIDNSPSRRAGLDPDKELSYRQQAANLLQDMGQRLNVSQLTINTAIVYMHRFYMVQSFTRFHRNVISPAALFLAAKVEEQPRKLEHVIKVAHACLDPQDPSPDVRSDAYLQQAQDLVILESIILQTLAFEITIDHPHTHVVKCTQLVRVVPASKDLAQTSYFMATNSLHLTTFCLQYSPPVVACVCIHLACKWSNWEIPVSTDGKHWWEYVDPTVTLELLDELTHEFLQILEKTPSRLKRIRNWKAGGQTPKAKPKVQEEGDQRDTMMSMISMASSESTVAGLMSLSAPPSASSSSSVGDKDRLESGSAPTWSGKGQAGSEQPSNDVHVPAKVSLSEYRAKNADVLAAQKRKLENMEASVKRDYANAAQALIGQQQRKEKQPHHHQQSSSSSSDNPSPIILKIPLEKERHERTSLKMRLPLAGGGAGGGGGHSGGARGQEQDIKVRIRVPEKQRGSSGEEGKSRDKHRERSNHHHHHHHHSSSTGASLSSSHKHSSSSTGAVGGSKKVPSDSSRTSSSSSSASRKRTHSQDPAAGTHPASKASKSSRNPYQLPSLSSSSGQTLGHGPDILPALGLPHHPGIYPHSHKGDKTDTNGHGAAGGAQSNEYQDTFEMLNSLLSAQGVQPSQPSMFDYRSQYGEYRYSGGSRGNNPRPPPLPSEPPPPLPPLPK is encoded by the exons ATGGCGGCTTCGTTAAGTTCTCTCCCTGTAAGCTGTAATAACAAATGGTACTACACACGACAACAGATCGACAACAGCCCATCTCGGCGAGCTGGACTTGATCCTGACAAGGAACTGTCCTACAGACAACAGGCAGCGAACCTGCTCCAGGACATGGGACAGCGGCTCAATGT GTCCCAACTTACAATTAATACAGCCATTGTGTACATGCATCGATTCTACATGGTCCAGTCATTCACTAGATTTCACAGAAAT GTTATATCTCCCGCCGCACTCTTCCTCGCTGCGAAGGTCGAGGAGCAGCCCCGGAAGCTGGAACATGTTATCAAGGTGGCCCATGCATGCCTCGATCCTCAGGATCCTTCACCAGATGTACGCAGTGAT GCCTACCTGCAACAAGCCCAAGACCTGGTCATTCTTGAGAGCATAATACTCCAGACCTTGG CTTTTGAAATCACCATTGACCATCCTCATACTCATGTTGTCAAGTGCACTCAGCTTGTCAGA GTTGTTCCAGCGAGTAAGGATCTTGCTCAAACGTCATACTTTATGGCCACTAACAG TCTGCACTTGACCACGTTCTGCCTGCAGTACAGTCCGCCGGTTGTGGCCTGTGTGTGCATCCATCTTGCCTGCAAATGGTCCAACTGGGAGATCCCTGTGTCCACAGACGGCAAACACTGGTGGGAGTATGTTGATCCCACCGTTACCCTCGAGCTGCTGGATG AGCTCACGCACGAGTTCCTGCAGATTCTGGAGAAAACGCCCAGCCGGTTGAAACGGATTCGCAACTGGAAG GCTGGAGGTCAGACCCCAAAAGCCAAGCCAAAAGTCCAGGAGGAGGGGGACCAGAGGGACACCATGATGAGCATGATCTCCATGGCCTCATCGGAGAGCACCGTGGCCGGCTTGATGAGCCTCTCGGCTCCACCTtccgcctcctcttcctcatccgtCGGTGACAAGGACCGGCTTGAATCTGGCAGCGCCCCGACCTGGAGTGGCAAAGGCCAGGCTGGATCCGAGCAGCCCAGCAACGACGTCCACGTCCCAGCGAAGGTGTCGCTGAGCGAGTACCGGGCCAAGAACGCAGACGTCCTGGCTGCCCAGAAGAGAAAGCTAGAGAACATGGAGGCCAGCGTGAAGAGGGACTATGCCAACGCTGCCCAGGCTCTCATTGGTCAGCAGCAGAGGAAGGAGAAGCAGCCGCATCACCACCAGCagtccagctcctcctcctctgacaACCCGTCGCCCATAATTCTGAAAATTCCCCTGGAGAAGGAGAGGCACGAGAGGACCTCTCTCAAAATGCGCTTACCCCTAGCGGGGGGAGGCGCAGGCGGAGGCGGCGGCCATAGTGGCGGCGCCCGAGGTCAGGAACAGGACATCAAAGTCCGAATACGAGTGCCTGAGAAGCAAAGGGGGAGTTCAGGAGAGGAGGGCAAGAGCAGGGACAAGCACAGGGAGCGGTCtaaccaccaccatcaccaccaccaccattcGTCCTCGACGGGTGCCTCGCTCTCCTCCTCACACAAACATTCATCTAGTTCTACTGGGGCTGTCGGAGGCAGCAAAAAAGTCCCCAGCGACTCTTCTAGAACGAGCTCCTCGTCCTCGTCTGCGTCACGCAAGAGGACGCACTCCCAAGATCCCGCAGCAGGCACTCACCCTGCCTCTAAAGCCAGCAAGTCCTCTAGGAATCCCTACCAGCTGCCGtccctttcttcctcctctgggCAAACCCTGGGCCACGGCCCTGACATTCTCCCTGCCCTGGGCCTCCCCCACCACCCAGGGATCTATCCGCACTCACACAAAGGCGACAAGACAGACACTAATGGGCACGGCGCGGCTGGCGGAGCCCAGTCAAACGAGTACCAGGACACTTTTGAAATGCTGAACTCACTTCTGAGCGCACAGGGGGTCCAGCCATCCCAGCCGTCCATGTTTGACTACAGATCCCAATATGGGGAGTACCGTTACAGCGGTGGCTCCAGAGGGAACAACCCCAGGCCCCCGCCCCTTCCTTCAGAACCGCCTCCCCCGCTGCCGCCGTTACCCAAATAG
- the ccnt1 gene encoding cyclin-T1 isoform X2 — protein MAASLSSLPVSCNNKWYYTRQQIDNSPSRRAGLDPDKELSYRQQAANLLQDMGQRLNVSQLTINTAIVYMHRFYMVQSFTRFHRNVISPAALFLAAKVEEQPRKLEHVIKVAHACLDPQDPSPDVRSDAYLQQAQDLVILESIILQTLAFEITIDHPHTHVVKCTQLVRASKDLAQTSYFMATNSLHLTTFCLQYSPPVVACVCIHLACKWSNWEIPVSTDGKHWWEYVDPTVTLELLDELTHEFLQILEKTPSRLKRIRNWKAGGQTPKAKPKVQEEGDQRDTMMSMISMASSESTVAGLMSLSAPPSASSSSSVGDKDRLESGSAPTWSGKGQAGSEQPSNDVHVPAKVSLSEYRAKNADVLAAQKRKLENMEASVKRDYANAAQALIGQQQRKEKQPHHHQQSSSSSSDNPSPIILKIPLEKERHERTSLKMRLPLAGGGAGGGGGHSGGARGQEQDIKVRIRVPEKQRGSSGEEGKSRDKHRERSNHHHHHHHHSSSTGASLSSSHKHSSSSTGAVGGSKKVPSDSSRTSSSSSSASRKRTHSQDPAAGTHPASKASKSSRNPYQLPSLSSSSGQTLGHGPDILPALGLPHHPGIYPHSHKGDKTDTNGHGAAGGAQSNEYQDTFEMLNSLLSAQGVQPSQPSMFDYRSQYGEYRYSGGSRGNNPRPPPLPSEPPPPLPPLPK, from the exons ATGGCGGCTTCGTTAAGTTCTCTCCCTGTAAGCTGTAATAACAAATGGTACTACACACGACAACAGATCGACAACAGCCCATCTCGGCGAGCTGGACTTGATCCTGACAAGGAACTGTCCTACAGACAACAGGCAGCGAACCTGCTCCAGGACATGGGACAGCGGCTCAATGT GTCCCAACTTACAATTAATACAGCCATTGTGTACATGCATCGATTCTACATGGTCCAGTCATTCACTAGATTTCACAGAAAT GTTATATCTCCCGCCGCACTCTTCCTCGCTGCGAAGGTCGAGGAGCAGCCCCGGAAGCTGGAACATGTTATCAAGGTGGCCCATGCATGCCTCGATCCTCAGGATCCTTCACCAGATGTACGCAGTGAT GCCTACCTGCAACAAGCCCAAGACCTGGTCATTCTTGAGAGCATAATACTCCAGACCTTGG CTTTTGAAATCACCATTGACCATCCTCATACTCATGTTGTCAAGTGCACTCAGCTTGTCAGAG CGAGTAAGGATCTTGCTCAAACGTCATACTTTATGGCCACTAACAG TCTGCACTTGACCACGTTCTGCCTGCAGTACAGTCCGCCGGTTGTGGCCTGTGTGTGCATCCATCTTGCCTGCAAATGGTCCAACTGGGAGATCCCTGTGTCCACAGACGGCAAACACTGGTGGGAGTATGTTGATCCCACCGTTACCCTCGAGCTGCTGGATG AGCTCACGCACGAGTTCCTGCAGATTCTGGAGAAAACGCCCAGCCGGTTGAAACGGATTCGCAACTGGAAG GCTGGAGGTCAGACCCCAAAAGCCAAGCCAAAAGTCCAGGAGGAGGGGGACCAGAGGGACACCATGATGAGCATGATCTCCATGGCCTCATCGGAGAGCACCGTGGCCGGCTTGATGAGCCTCTCGGCTCCACCTtccgcctcctcttcctcatccgtCGGTGACAAGGACCGGCTTGAATCTGGCAGCGCCCCGACCTGGAGTGGCAAAGGCCAGGCTGGATCCGAGCAGCCCAGCAACGACGTCCACGTCCCAGCGAAGGTGTCGCTGAGCGAGTACCGGGCCAAGAACGCAGACGTCCTGGCTGCCCAGAAGAGAAAGCTAGAGAACATGGAGGCCAGCGTGAAGAGGGACTATGCCAACGCTGCCCAGGCTCTCATTGGTCAGCAGCAGAGGAAGGAGAAGCAGCCGCATCACCACCAGCagtccagctcctcctcctctgacaACCCGTCGCCCATAATTCTGAAAATTCCCCTGGAGAAGGAGAGGCACGAGAGGACCTCTCTCAAAATGCGCTTACCCCTAGCGGGGGGAGGCGCAGGCGGAGGCGGCGGCCATAGTGGCGGCGCCCGAGGTCAGGAACAGGACATCAAAGTCCGAATACGAGTGCCTGAGAAGCAAAGGGGGAGTTCAGGAGAGGAGGGCAAGAGCAGGGACAAGCACAGGGAGCGGTCtaaccaccaccatcaccaccaccaccattcGTCCTCGACGGGTGCCTCGCTCTCCTCCTCACACAAACATTCATCTAGTTCTACTGGGGCTGTCGGAGGCAGCAAAAAAGTCCCCAGCGACTCTTCTAGAACGAGCTCCTCGTCCTCGTCTGCGTCACGCAAGAGGACGCACTCCCAAGATCCCGCAGCAGGCACTCACCCTGCCTCTAAAGCCAGCAAGTCCTCTAGGAATCCCTACCAGCTGCCGtccctttcttcctcctctgggCAAACCCTGGGCCACGGCCCTGACATTCTCCCTGCCCTGGGCCTCCCCCACCACCCAGGGATCTATCCGCACTCACACAAAGGCGACAAGACAGACACTAATGGGCACGGCGCGGCTGGCGGAGCCCAGTCAAACGAGTACCAGGACACTTTTGAAATGCTGAACTCACTTCTGAGCGCACAGGGGGTCCAGCCATCCCAGCCGTCCATGTTTGACTACAGATCCCAATATGGGGAGTACCGTTACAGCGGTGGCTCCAGAGGGAACAACCCCAGGCCCCCGCCCCTTCCTTCAGAACCGCCTCCCCCGCTGCCGCCGTTACCCAAATAG
- the kansl2 gene encoding KAT8 regulatory NSL complex subunit 2: MNRIRIHVLPSSRNRVTQTPRPQEPLACSFTQRPCSQPRLDGLEYCIKHILEDKNAPYKQCSYVSAKNGKRCPNAAPKVERKDGVTFCAEHARRNAMALRAQMRKASSGPSPESLLSQLSGYNRAEMHSIDGGRSEASRILDEDSLSEEEQGPLVLDQTWRGDPDSEADSVDSDHEDPLKHAGVYTAEEVALITREKLIRLQSLYIDQFKRLQHLLKEKKRRYLHNRKVEHETLGSSLLTGPEGLSMKERENLKKLKALRRYRRRYGVEALLHRQLRERRQAVTDGAPQPHTRTVHEKCISFVEGTRCTNPCMPMTRHCVSHIFQDGNQVLFKMCPGLKDVPCERTVHMGQSDDPRCPLHLTLPPPMYQPEQEPPPQEQITTASRDMYLSAAELQPTESLPLEFSDDLDVEGDGMQGPPSPLQFDTALALEDQTIRAIAEAPMDILTGEDPDQVDLDASEHELSERDVDAIMHDQMMSEVAGGEEKDATDHSLQDINSAAIDAPR; the protein is encoded by the exons ATGAACAGGATACGAATCCACGTTTTGCCTTCAAGTCGGAACCGGGTGACCCAGACACCTCGTCCTCAGGAGCCCCTGGCCTGCTCCTTTACCCAGCGACCGTGCTCTCAGCCTCGCCTGGACGGCCTGGAGTACTGCATCAAACACATTTTGGAAGATAAGAATGCTCCATACAAGCAGTGCAGTTACGTCTCTGCCAAGAATGGGAAGCGCTGCCCCAATGCCGCACCAAAAGTCGAAAGAAAAGATGG AGTGACGTTCTGTGCAGAGCATGCTCGCAGAAATGCCATGGCCCTCCGAGCTCAGATGAGAAAGGCATCTTCTGGTCCGTCCCCAGAGTCACTGTTGTCACAGCTAAGTGGATACAACCGCGCAGAGATGCACAGCATTGACGGAGGACGCTCTGAAGCTAGCCGGATTCTAG ATGAGGACAGTCTGAGTGAGGAGGAGCAGGGTCCCTTGGTACTAGACCAGACATGGAGAGGAGACCCTGACAGTGAGGCAGACAGCGTTGACAGCGATCACGAGGATCCTCTGAA GCATGCAGGGGTGTACACAGCAGAGGAGGTGGCACTCATCACTCGAGAAAAACTCATCCGGCTCCAATCCCTCTACATTGACCAGTTCAAACGCCTGCAGCACCTGCTTAAGGAGAAAAAGCGCCGATACCTGCACAACCGCAAAGTGGAGCACGAAACTCTAG GGAGCAGTCTGCTGACAGGGCCTGAAGGTCTGTCCATGAAGGAGAGGGAGAACCTGAAGAAGCTCAAAGCTCTGCGCCGATACCGTCGTCGGTACGGTGTGGAAGCCCTGCTGCACCGGCAGCTTAGGGAGAGGAGGCAGGCTGTGACAGACGGAGCTCCTCAG CCACACACAAGAACGGTGCATGAGAAGTGCATCTCCTTTGTGGAGGGAACTCGATGTACCAACCCCTGCATGCCTATGACCAGGCACTGTGTCTCAC ACATCTTCCAGGACGGCAATCAGGTGCTTTTCAAAATGTGTCCAGGCCTGAAAGATGTCCCATGTGAACGCACCGTGCATATGGGTCAGTCTGACGATCCTCGCTGCCCGCTGCACCTCACCCTGCCGCCCCCCATGTACCAGCCCGAGCAGGAACCTCCACCACAGGAGCAGATCACCACTGCAAGCAGAGACATGTATCTGAGTGCGGCAGAGCTTCAGCCCACAGAGAGCCTTCCCCTAGAGTTCAGCGAT GACCTGGATGTGGAAGGGGATGGTATGCAGGGTCCTCCGTCCCCCCTACAGTTTGACACGGCCCTGGCCCTGGAGGACCAGACCATCAGAGCCATCGCTGAGGCCCCGATGGACATCCTGACTGGAGAAGACCCAGACCAGGTCGACCTGGATGCCTCGGAACACGAGCTCTCGGAAAGAGATGTGGATGCCATCATGCACGACCAG ATGATGTCAGAGGTTGCAGGAGGTGAAGAAAAAGATGCCACTGACCATTCACTCCAAGACATTAACTCTGCTGCAATTGATGCTCCCAGATGA